The following are from one region of the Candidatus Protochlamydia phocaeensis genome:
- a CDS encoding glycogen/starch/alpha-glucan phosphorylase, giving the protein MNSVNIELLAEDLIRRVKSYLINTIGRTADEANSDEFYRALSYAIREETMINWLATARTVAKNNVRMIYYLSMEYLPGRLFMNNITNLCSKDVVRIVMQKMNRNFRDIIQREDDPGLGNGGLGRLASCLLDSLATHHYPAQAYGLRYQYGIFEQQIWDGMQVEAPDCWLINENPWEFRRDNRRVHVKFCGTPQTSYNIHGDEIMDLKDAEEVGALPYDIPIVGYSKNADFSVVSLRLWSTKDSPRNFLLQRYNAGRLDQAAENTTLTDVLYPSDNTEIGKRVRLKQEFLLVSASLQDIVRHYLVQYNNFRLFSEKVRIQINDTHPSLVIAELMRILTKEHDLPWKTAFEITQTCTGYTNHTILSEALEQWDRTLMYYLLPRQYRIIERINQDFCTSIRARYPQDEERVRRMSIIENNKVRMANLAIVGSHRVNGVAKLHTEILKNVVFKDFYELFPDKFVNVTNGVTQRRWLLECNSDLAKFITKRIGDEWITNFLKVRELARFAADPDSQDEFLAIKRKNKLRCIEFLNRDNKLRDQTGTIVAPPPLIEIDSMFDVQVKRIHEYKRQLMNALHLIMLYQEIAQNPNHDRIKRTAIIGGKAAAGYETAKDIIRLICCIARKVNRDVSVGNQLKIVYLENYNVTKAEIVIPATDLSEQISTAGTEASGTGNMKMAINGALTIGTKDGANIEMEEEITPQWWPFSFGCTAEQIAQMKAANAYSSRDVYESNPKIKQAVDTLRDRTFAQTEEEHQVFSDLYHKLIEMHYGEAPDRYFTLKDLQSYYDTQLKAEALYKTPRRWAEYAIHNIAGMGKFSTDFSIHKYAELIWGIQPCPLDQELLDRVRYDYAAHNRCS; this is encoded by the coding sequence ATGAATTCCGTCAATATTGAGCTTTTAGCTGAAGATTTAATCAGAAGAGTGAAATCCTATTTAATCAATACGATTGGCAGAACTGCCGATGAGGCCAATTCAGATGAATTTTATCGTGCCCTCTCTTATGCGATTCGAGAAGAGACGATGATCAATTGGTTGGCGACGGCCCGTACGGTTGCGAAAAATAATGTACGCATGATCTATTATCTGTCTATGGAATACCTGCCCGGCCGTCTTTTCATGAATAATATCACGAATCTGTGTTCAAAAGACGTTGTACGTATTGTCATGCAAAAAATGAACCGCAATTTTCGCGATATTATCCAGAGAGAAGACGATCCCGGCTTGGGCAATGGGGGCTTGGGAAGGCTGGCTTCCTGTCTATTAGATTCGTTGGCTACGCATCATTATCCGGCCCAAGCTTATGGCCTGCGCTATCAGTACGGAATTTTTGAGCAGCAGATATGGGATGGCATGCAAGTGGAGGCGCCTGATTGCTGGCTGATCAATGAAAATCCATGGGAATTCCGCCGCGACAATAGGCGCGTCCACGTTAAATTTTGCGGAACTCCGCAAACATCCTACAATATCCATGGCGATGAGATCATGGATCTCAAAGATGCCGAAGAAGTAGGCGCTTTACCTTACGATATTCCCATTGTGGGCTATAGCAAAAATGCCGATTTTTCCGTTGTTTCGCTCCGCCTTTGGTCGACTAAAGATTCGCCCCGCAATTTCTTATTGCAGCGCTATAATGCTGGACGGTTAGACCAAGCGGCCGAGAATACGACATTGACTGATGTTCTTTATCCTAGCGATAACACCGAAATTGGAAAGCGCGTCCGCCTTAAGCAGGAATTTTTATTGGTCTCTGCCTCCCTTCAAGACATTGTGCGCCACTATTTAGTTCAATATAACAACTTCCGCCTATTTTCCGAGAAAGTGCGCATTCAAATTAACGACACCCATCCATCCCTTGTCATTGCCGAACTGATGCGGATATTGACAAAAGAGCATGATTTGCCTTGGAAAACGGCGTTCGAAATCACTCAAACCTGCACAGGCTATACCAACCATACCATTCTAAGCGAAGCGCTGGAGCAGTGGGATCGCACGTTAATGTATTATCTTCTTCCCCGCCAATATCGCATCATTGAACGCATCAATCAGGATTTTTGTACTAGCATTCGCGCACGCTACCCGCAAGATGAAGAACGTGTCAGGCGCATGTCCATTATCGAAAATAATAAAGTCCGCATGGCCAATTTGGCCATTGTAGGTTCGCATCGCGTCAACGGCGTTGCCAAATTGCATACCGAAATTTTAAAGAATGTCGTGTTCAAAGATTTTTATGAACTTTTCCCTGATAAGTTTGTCAATGTGACCAATGGAGTCACACAAAGAAGATGGTTGCTTGAGTGCAACTCGGATCTGGCTAAGTTTATCACCAAGCGGATAGGCGATGAATGGATTACAAACTTTTTAAAAGTCAGGGAGCTGGCGCGCTTTGCTGCCGATCCCGATTCGCAGGATGAATTTTTAGCGATTAAGCGCAAGAATAAGTTGAGGTGCATTGAGTTTTTAAACCGCGACAATAAATTGCGCGATCAAACAGGGACCATTGTTGCTCCTCCTCCGCTTATTGAAATCGATTCCATGTTCGATGTCCAAGTCAAGCGCATTCATGAATATAAGCGGCAGCTGATGAATGCGTTGCATTTGATCATGCTTTATCAAGAAATTGCACAGAATCCCAATCATGACAGGATCAAGCGCACGGCCATCATTGGCGGCAAGGCAGCGGCCGGTTATGAAACGGCTAAAGATATCATTCGCTTAATTTGCTGCATTGCACGTAAAGTGAATCGCGATGTATCTGTAGGAAACCAGTTAAAAATTGTCTATTTAGAGAATTACAATGTGACAAAAGCCGAAATTGTCATTCCAGCGACCGATTTATCCGAGCAGATTTCAACAGCGGGAACCGAAGCCTCTGGAACGGGCAATATGAAAATGGCGATCAATGGAGCGCTGACGATTGGGACCAAGGATGGCGCCAATATTGAAATGGAAGAAGAAATTACTCCTCAATGGTGGCCTTTTTCTTTTGGCTGTACGGCTGAGCAAATTGCTCAGATGAAAGCGGCCAATGCTTATAGTTCAAGAGATGTTTACGAGAGTAATCCAAAAATTAAACAGGCTGTCGATACATTGAGAGATCGCACATTTGCCCAAACGGAAGAGGAGCATCAAGTCTTTAGCGACCTTTACCATAAGCTGATTGAAATGCACTACGGAGAGGCCCCCGACCGCTATTTTACTTTGAAAGATTTGCAAAGCTATTATGATACCCAGCTTAAAGCCGAGGCTTTATATAAAACACCGCGGCGCTGGGCTGAGTATGCCATCCACAATATTGCCGGAATGGGTAAATTCTCGACTGATTTTTCGATTCATAAATATGCGGAGTTGATTTGGGGTATTCAACCCTGCCCGCTTGATCAAGAGCTTTTGGATCGCGTGCGCTACGACTATGCTGCACATAACCGCTGCAGCTAA